Genomic segment of Euleptes europaea isolate rEulEur1 chromosome 21, rEulEur1.hap1, whole genome shotgun sequence:
gctctgtgggggggggctttcagccTCCTCTCCTTGGCACTGCGGGCTTACCCTTGCGGCGGCAGTGGGGACCGCTGCCCGCAAAGGATGCTGTATCGTTGGCCCAACGGACAGGCGCGTTGGGTGGGTGGGGTGTCTGTGGGTGCCAGGAATAGTCTCCCgctctcaaaactctgccctaCGAGCTGCCGGGCTGTTGGAAGCCGCCATGTGGCTCGCAGAAGAGGCGGAGCTGCTCTGAACTGGCACGGCGGCGCGTTTACCATTGGGTGCCGTCGGCTCCTCTCCCTCCACTGTTCCAaactctatacacacacacacaccttttctggAGCCTCAGGAGGCAAGGTGGCAGGTTCACCCTTTCAAATAAAGTACGCACCACCACCAGTGCCATCTTGGCTGCCTTCCATACCAAGGGCTTCTTCTGGGGGCTGctcatgcattttttttctttgcacgcAGGAGTTTGTCATCCCAGAGGAGGAGGCCGAATGGGTTGGGCTGAGTTTGGAAGAAGCGATAGAAAAGCAGCGGCTCCGAGAGAAGAAGGTGGGTTTCGGCatcccctaccccccacccctggcaCGTGTGTGGGTGCGCGTGCGATCACAGGTGTCCCCCTTCCCTTTGAGGTGTTAGTGGCCGGCTTCTCGCCAGGGGATGGAGGGGCCACTCCTCGCCTCTGCAATGCCCGTCAGTCACCCCAGGACCGTGCAGAAGAACTCACGCTCCCAGCTAGCCCTCCTTCGCTGGCAGGTTTGCTCTTCCATGcacgttgtgtgtgtgtatgtgtcttgcAGGACCCGGTCCCCCTCTTCAAGGTCTACGTAGAAGAACTGGTGCAGCAGCTCCAGGAGCAGAAGCTATCTGATTCGGCCACGCGCCAAGGTCCTGACGCGGCGCAGGCCGGGAGGGTCTAGTTGAGTTCAAGTTAACCCACACAACAGGCTGTCTCTTGAGGAGGCTGAGTCATGTCAGGATTCTCCGTACGAAGGAGAAGGACGGCTGTGCCCCAAGTCAGACTGTGACAAACGGTGTCTGCGGGTACCAGGGGAGGGCCTGGCTCTCTCGACCAGGGTTTTCCTCCTCCAGTGGGAAGCTTTAGCAGAGCACCAATAAAGCGATATCTGCTTTCCCATCGTGGCTGAATGGCTTCTCTTGAACGCAGCTGTTGAGAACCGGGGCCCACAGTTACCCTGGATGCCGCACACCCGTACGTCACCTGGGAGGCTgggcggggaagggggggctgaTGCCAGGGGTGCCTGGAGGAGCCAGGGGTGCAGCTGGAGTCCTGTGAGCTTGTGGCGACGTTCAGAGCAAATCAGCCAGTCTGTCTTAAATGAAGGGAACaacctggttttatttttttatttaagaaaagaATATTAAGAAGTAACGAGAAGCTCAAAACAtaggagaagaagagagaagagaagcTGGTGGATCATGGAAAACACTCAGTCGCTCGTTCTGTAGCCTAGAACACGAAATCTTGGTTTCTTGGGAGCGATTGGCTCCCCTCCGCTCTTCCTCTCAAGCCCCGATCCCTGGCCTCTCCTTAGCATTCAGGGGCTGCTGAGGAAGGTCTGGAAGGTAGCGGCCTGACTGAATGCTGCCTCTGGCTGCCGTCTTTTCCATGCGTAGGGGAAAGGTCACTGGACTTCCCAGCGGGGAGTCCCTGCTGCCCAGAGAAGGCAGACTCACTCAGGCCTGCCTCTGTGCTGGGAGCAATCTTGGCTGGGCTAGTGATGATTGCAGAGAGCTTTCCTCTTGGCACAGAAGTACCAGTAATGCTTCCAAGCAAATTGCAGGCGTCTTAGAGTGTTGTAGGGACAATCTGTACTAGGTGGTGACTCTAAAAGCCAccttgggggagggtggggggtcTCTCTTGTGCAAAGTAGCACGTCTGTGGGCCTGTTGGCAGGCAAACTGTGAACCTctgcctcctctccccacccccgtgtATTTTATGAGAATGTCCCCATGCAGAAGAGAGCTGTGAGGGGAGTGTGCAGCCTCCGCTGCTTCCTCTGAGGCTCCAGGAGAGCTCCCGAGCAGGGTCTGGTGGAGAGGGTCCGCTTCGGTTTCTCTGAAGTTTGCAAACCACTGAATGTCGGGGCGAGGGCTGCCTAACGCTgctgatgagagagagagagagagaatccactCATGATGGTAACGACGCAACACCTTGGTGCAATGAATTTCATAAACTACCCACCGCACGAGGAAATGTTGCTTTTTGCacagagccccccctccccatgagtaGGCCTTCCCAGGATGACCCCCGTCCCTGGTGCCCTGaggggaaaacccccccccccactttctatCACTATTCTTTGATCGCGGTGTTTTACGTAGCCTTGAAAACGTTAAATGTTTCTCCAGAAGGAGACCTGCTGTTCAACCTAGTTTCTTTCTGTTATTTGTCCCCCTTTGGCTCCTTCTCTTTTGGGAGTCGGGCAACTAGAACTGTGTCCGGTGGTTTGACAAGTGGCCACTCTGTCCGCAGTTGGTGGTTCCCCACATGCCTGGTCCGCGCGTGTCTTGCTGGCATGCGGCTGCTGTGGGCCAAGGCTTCGTCGCCCTCCTGGGGAAGCCTCGTTCTGTCCGGCTCCTGGCGCCAGTTCCAGTCTCCAGCTTGGCCTGAGCCTTGGCTTCTTTCGGCTTTGCGGGGGTTTCTTTTTCCgaggtgactgtgtgtgtgtgtgtgtgtgtgtgtgtgtgtgtgtaaagggccatccagtcacagctgacttgtggcaactccTGGTGGGGGTTTTcaggggtggttggccattgccttcctctgcgtagccaccctggtattccttggtggtctcccttccaaatactatccggggccaaccctgcttagcttctgatgagattgggccagccttgCGCTAAATATGGTATGGTGTGGGGGGGCGCTCAGTCCATGCAGGTTCAGGCAGGGGCTCATAATGGCTGCTATGATAGGGTGGCAGCCTCATCCAGTCACGTGGGCGTTCCTTCCTCTGCCTAGTGCAGCTGGGGTGTGTTCTCAGGCGGGCCATACCCTTTCCTGGCGCAGTGGTCTGTGGGGCCGCAGGCTGCCAGTTCCTGCCTCACCCTCAGAAAGGAAGGGTCCAAGTGGTTCCGGGTGGGATGCGAGGGATGCGTGTCTTGCCGCTCTCCCCAGCAATTCAAAGTCAGTCAGtggtgcctgggggggggggggctggttgccATAGCTACGATAGGATTTGAAGGACCATCATTTGGTCCTCGCCTCAGCCAATCAGGTGGAGGAGCCAAAGCTGCAGCACAAAGTAAAGATTGCCACCTCCCCATCGTCACGAGAGGGAAAGCCGTTCCCGGAGTCTGGGAAAGTGCTCTGGGCAGCGTCTGCCATGGCGGACGGCGAGAACCCCGGCCAGAGGGCAGCGTGGCGCAGACGGCAGGTGAGACAATGGCAGGCGTCACGTGGCGCCCCTTTGGCCGTGGCCCCCTCCGGCTCCCAGGCTCAGCCGCTACCCCACCCTGCTCCCAAAAAACAATGCGGGAGCGCAGACAAAGGCGAGTCCCAAAGCCCCTCTCCCCAATTCGTCTCTGGGCCTTTCAGATCCCATTTTGCAGCGCAAGCCCATGAAAGGCCCCTGGCTGGGCTCCCGCAGAGAGAGGCCTGGTGCCCTGTTTACGGCTGCCCGTAGGCCCCACCCCCTGCAGGGCCACGGTTTGCCGCAAAGTCACTTGAGCTTAGAAAATGCAGTTGTCAGGGAAATGCAGAGAGAACGCAGCATTCATGCCCCACACCGTTCCCCaaaggccttttggagctcaaaGGCCCAGGTGCACACCTGCCACTGGTGGCCGGAGAGGAGGGAGGGCGAGGCAACTGGAGTGGCAGACCGCGCGCAGCCAGAGGGGGGCCCTCTCTTCCCCTGCTTGTCCGGCCCTCCGTGTCTGAGGGTGCCGTGGCACTATCCGATGACCCAGCTCTTCAGTGGCTTCCACAGGAATGCCACCTAGGGAGGGCAGCGGCAAACTTCTCTCAGTTGGCGAAAGGAGGGAAAGTTGCTGGACTCTGCAGCGGATCCGTCTCGGGTCAGCTTCTTGCCGAGCAAGACCCCTTCGGCTGCGCAGGTGGCCGAGAGCTCGGAGGAGCTTTCCTTTTGCCTTTTTTGGAGTGGTGATTTCCCTTCCCTCTGGCCCAAGAGTTCGGGGAGAAGGGGCACAAGCGTTATCGTAGCTCATCCCATTCTTCCACCCCTCTTGTGCTGGGGACAGTTCCTACTACAAGGGCCAGGGAGGGGCCAAAGGGCTCTCCTCCTGCTGGGAATGAGCCGGGCCAGGCCAGTCCTGCCAGCAAGACGCTCCCATCCCCTTGGCTGCAGATGAATAGCCGGCAAAGTCCCAGGCGTGTCAGTTTCAAAGGCCCTGCGGGGAGGGCAAGTGTGAGGCATTACGGGGTCAACtctcagaagaaaatcttttaatCCACTGCGGCTAATCCAGTCTGCCTTTGTTGGCCGCGGCACATTCAGCCCCAACAAAAGGCGCAGCCTGGCGTCCGGCGACACACTTTGCGCAGTGCCACCTTGCTCGCTTGGGGCCGTGGCAGACGAGACCGGGACTGGCGCGCTCCCTCTGCCGGACTTTGTACCAGGTCGTCCTTTCATTTCAGAGGGCCGGGCTGCCGTGTGCGGACGCTGAACTGCCTGGGAGAGAGACAGCAGGAGCCGCCGCCTCCGGCTGCTGGGCatggcccacaagcaagatggtgCCAGCGTCGCCCTCGCCTCCAGCTCCACTCTGAGGCTGCAGGGGACACTGCCTGGCTTTCCCCACTGCCCGGCAGCCCCTTCCCCACAGTTGGAAAGAAGAGGCAGTTTCCTGCTCTGCTCTCGGAGTTGCGCCCCACGGCCAATGGAAATACTCCCAGAGCCAAGAGGTCTCTTGGACTGGCTGCCACACCGGGGAACCAACCAGAGGAGACCCACCTGCTCTGTGCCGTACGGTGCTTCTTCAAGGGCTCTCTATTCCGACCACAGACTTTGAGCTCTTGTCCGGGGCTCTGATTGTCATTCCTGCCTTTTCCACTCTGGCTGAGGATCCTCGGCGTGGCTGAGAAAGTCTCCCTGGGAGGCAGAATCCTGAAGCTTGGCTTCTGATTGGATCGGGCCTCACTGTGAGCTGGTGGGTCCCGCCCCAAGAGTGACGATTCGTAGCTGCCCCCAGCTTTCATATCTGGCTTATTTTTGACGGGACTTCCAAGACCGTAGCACTTCCACAGAGTCATACAGAATAATTTGAAAACCCAGTGCTTATAATTTAACGCTCAAGAGCTATGATTAATTTGTGCTCCTGTTTTGAAAACTGCTGAGAAAGGGGGCGTCTGGCCAAGGAGTTTAATCACTAGGTTAAGCTGCCCCCATCAGCGGGGAACAAGAGTTTCCGGGTACTTTCCCCGCCTGTAGCTCATGGCCAGGATGGATGAATCCCTCCTCCTGGGCCAGCTGAGACCTCTGCCTTAACGGCTGCGCTATGGCGCTAGCTTTCTGGATCAATGGGTTGGGGAGTGTGTGACTCTTCTGGTTGGAGCTGATGGCTCTTTTGATCTGGCCAGGGCTGCTCACATCTGTCCAAGCAGGGTTGGCGTCTGGTGTCCACTGAGCAGGGACACCGCAACAACACTGGGGCATAAGCAGAAAACCCACCAACGCTACTTCTTTGTCATGTCTGCGTGTCACTCTGTTGGGTTTTGATTCAAAAACTTCTTCAGCCAATTTTAGGGacaaaaccctcccccccccccgccgatcAAGAGGGGAGGAGTCGCCCTTCAAGTTTGGTTCTCCTTGGCCTCCTGCATCGCCAGCACCCTCCCATACTCCACACTGCCATGTGTTGCCCGCATCCAATGCTCTGCAGCACCAAGCCTTCCTGATTCTTGATATCAGCCGGACAGATGGAAGACACTCCTGCCCTAGTCTGAAGATCTCTGAGCCTCCTCGCAGGGCTCTCGGTCCCACGCAAGGCAGGAACTCCCAGTCAGGTTACCGCCCTCCGGTTGGATCCTGCAGCTGTTGGTCCTGATCATCTCGGTCCCGTTGTGGGGGCTGCTGATATAGGTGTCATCCTTGGGATCCTGGCAGGGGGTGTCCTTGGTTCTGACCCATATCTCCAACTTACCCACCTCATGTCTGGGGGTCAGATAAACCATCTCATTCCCCCACGGGGCTGGTGCACAGCACAATAGTTGGGCGTCTACATGATCATCCCCATCATGAGCAGGCCACACTACACCAACCACGGCTTCCTCAGAAGCGCCAGGCTGAGCTTCCACCTTCCGCAAGACCCAAACCTACTCGCCTGTCGGCAAGAGGGTCGAAaccacccctccctcctttctcatccacctcttcttcccctcatggggagagccagtgtgatgtagtggtaagagtgttagactaggatctgggagacccaagttcactctgccacggaagctcgctgggccAGTCCCAGgcactcaccctaacctaccgcacagggttgttgtgaagacaaaaggaAAGTGATGTAAACTgccctgggtccccactggggagaaaggcggcgtataaatgaaggaaataaatatggTGGTCTGACTGCCCTTCCGGAGACTCCTGCTGATGCTGCTCTTCCCCAATGCCCCTTTGCTTTGCTACTGGCGGCGTTGGAGGGTCCACTTCGGCTCACCTGAACCCAGCATCCCCATGTGGCTTTCAACCTGCCCATGCCACCTAGGCAAGAGCTCTCTTCAGAGTGGTATCCAGGTGGCTCCGAAGACAAGGCATCGGAATCATCACCGTACGACGCCACCTCTGGTCTCCAAGCGGGCTCCCCTATGAGGGAAGCATCTGCTTCTCCTAGCAACTCACCCAGAGGGCAGCTGCACTTGGGCCCCTCAAAAAATGCGTCTGGTGTCCCTCGGCTTCCAGCCCTGTTGCAACTCACAAAGGATACAAAGCTAAAATTGGCTTCAGCGCTACCTGTGTAGCTGAAAACCTTTATGGGAGAATTGCAAACTCTTTTGGACTCTTCCAGTCCCATCGCTGTGGAAGTCTCATTGAGCTCTGCTCGGGAGTGTTCCCGCTCTGCCCCTAGGGATAAAGAAGACAGGAAGCTGCCCTGTCCTTCACATTTTTGCGTGACCCAGCCTGTAGGACCAGATGGCTCCCTCCACATCCTCTGGGAGAAGGATTCTCCACTTTTCACCATCTTCCTGCAAAGGCCAAAGACTGCAGTGGTGAAGCTAAGGATGAAGAAGCGGACATTAAATCCAGGTAAGACAGAGGAGATGTTGGCTGGAATGCTTTCTTGCACCTACATCTGGCCAGGAAAAATCACCTGTTCTTGGACGCAGCAGGACTGGCCCCAGTGATCCGTGTGCTGCCTCAGGGACTGGCTTGTGACGTGCTTCATGTGGGGCTGCCCCAGAGAGGACCGGGAGGCTGCAGTTGGCCCAGAACGCAGCCATCCATCCATCAGCGGGTGTTGAGTCGGACTGCCCGTACGACGGTGATGTCATAGCAGCTCCGCTGACTGCTTGCTTGCGGATTCGATTCAAGGTGCCACACATACGTGAAGGGCTGCCCACATGAGCTCggatggggaggggcatcctTAAAGGAGGCGAGATCTCTTGACCCCCAGGGCCAGAACGTTGCCTGTGGTGGGCCTCGTCCTTATGGAAAGGGCTGCcagtgggtgggggtgggcgcCTCTTCTGCCATCCAATTCCATACAGCACTAGGAGGCCATCTTGTTTAGGCCAGTCTCTTGTGAGCTGGCTCTAATGGTGTTTAGTTTGTGTTCCTGTTGTTTCATATGccaggactctgatctggtttaATTGACTTgttttgttgtaagccactttgagcggCCAGGAAAAGAGGTAtagaaatacagtaaataaaaaagaacaaaatgtcATAAATCACTGGCCAGAAACCCCAGGAGTCAAATGGGACGAGATGCAGCATTCAGATCCCGCTCCTAATTGGTgccgttccttccttccttcacagcTCCAAACGCAGCCGGAATTGATATGCTGGAGAGCCTTCAGAGCATGTATTTGTGGTTACTGACATTCCGTTGCCACTAGTTTTGCACGGGGAAATGCAAAGGTGGTTGCGGAAACCCATTCAGCTGGGCTGCCCTGCCTGACAGCCCCTCTTTGGCTGAGTTGAGCGGGATGCTTTGCCCTGTTGCTTCTGGGGATGCGATCCCTGTTGGTCTTTGTATCGAGATGCTTGTGGCAAGTGGCGGGGGCGGGGATGAATGTTGTGGGACTGTGATCCTTCAGCTGCTGCGTTCTTGTGCTATTGCACTCACGTGGTGTACCCTTCTTGGGTTCAtatgtagaataatagaatcagagttggaagggaccaccagggtcatctagtccaaacccttgcacaatgcaggaaattcacaactacctcccccacacacacccctactccatgcccagaagatggccaggatcctgaacttaatactctgtg
This window contains:
- the MRPL28 gene encoding 39S ribosomal protein L28, mitochondrial — protein: MGLHAVPPRLWWALRLRSGVASRLPEHYLRALRRDRDAPPPAVHWRPRPPPPRLDPATGRRRRGQDVPVPAHLPPRSQQGLWGGEGWVVGFRYARGDKLSARVKKIWKPQLFSRQLYSEILDRRLTVTVTMRTLDLIDAAFGFDRYILKTPKEELCSKLGMDLKRTMLLRLVRRDPALHPDDPAKREAVYEKYKEFVIPEEEAEWVGLSLEEAIEKQRLREKKDPVPLFKVYVEELVQQLQEQKLSDSATRQANQVEEPKLQHKVKIATSPSSREGKPFPESGKVLWAASAMADGENPGQRAAWRRRQRKPMKGPWLGSRRERPGALFTAARRPHPLQGHGLPQSHLSLENAVVREMQRERSIHAPHRSPKAFWSSKAQVHTCHWWPERREGEATGVADRAQPEGGPLFPCLSGPPCLRVPWHYPMTQLFSGFHRNAT